From one Larimichthys crocea isolate SSNF chromosome XVIII, L_crocea_2.0, whole genome shotgun sequence genomic stretch:
- the zgc:172182 gene encoding coiled-coil domain-containing protein 89, protein MATPQRNTDNFFKVEGNMTEHVDSIQKALEKLQSLSAEEKTETLRSRIDEQSSLICILKQRADELLLRCQVLQKINIEKEGRVTDYQKELDDERRKTELLKKRFMDLVANYEAMTAFMDEHKNQNIQLKLENKQLQSENETLFSQKLQDKEVLVEKMLKEIKELTEKYTNKENDYREKLSACETKLKEQATEHQGKEVSLLDQLHDAQQQHREAVEMCKDLKLKLQKAEEEQALKEVNMRESIKCLTKEKDKLLYLSMERGKVIQEKQEEIQQLESKWKEEKKARVEAQERFEREAEAVNADLKVKYMQSALDESTMRYAQFKKDFEAYKEHSTDLLIQERELNKTLRHMTG, encoded by the exons ATGGCAACTCCACAGAGAAATACAGACAACTTCTTTAAGGTGGAGGGCAACATGACGGAG CATGTGGACAGTATTCAGAAGGCACTAGAGAAACTTCAAAGCCTCTCTGCGGAGGAAAAAACTGAGACGCTGCGGTCCAGGATAGATGAACAGTCAAGTCTGATCTGCATCCTGAAACAGAGAGCAGACGAGCTGCTGCTCCGATGTCAAGTCCTGCAAAAAATCAATATAGAGAAGGAGGGTCGAGTAACAGACTACCAGAAAGAACTGGACgatgaaagaaggaaaacagagCTCTTAAAGAAGAGATTTATGGATTTGGTTGCCAACTATGAAGCGATGACCGCTTTCATGGACGAGCACAAAAATCAAAATATCCAGTTAAagttggaaaacaaacagctgcagtcagaaaatgaaacacttttctCCCAAAAATTACAAGATAAAGAAGTGTTGgttgaaaaaatgttgaaagaaatcaaagagctgacggaaaaatacacaaacaaggAAAATGACTATCG GGAGAAATTATCTGCATGCGAGACAAAACTCAAGGAACAAGCAACTGAGCATCAAGGCAAGGAGGTGTCGCTACTCGATCAATTACATGATGCTCAGCAACAGCACAGAGAAGCTGTAGAGATGTGCAAAG acCTTAAGCTGAAGCTACAAAAGGCTGAAGAGGAGCAGGCTTTGAAGGAAGTCAACATGAGAGAAAGCATAAAATGCCTCACCAAAGAGAAGGACAAATTATTGTATCTATCTATGGAAAGAGGGAAAGTAATACAG gagaaacaagaagaaatccAGCAGCTGGAGTCAAAgtggaaagaagagaaaaaagccaGAGTTGAAGCACAGGAAAG ATTTGAACGTGAAGCAGAAGCTGTGAACGCAGACTTAAAAGTGAAGTATATGCAGTCTGCTCTCGATGAATCCACAATGAGATATGCACAGTTCAAAAAG GATTTTGAAGCTTACAAAGAGCACAGCACAGACCTCCTTATACAAGAAAGGGAGTTAAACAAGACACTTCGCCACATGACAGGCTAA